The following coding sequences lie in one Isoptericola variabilis 225 genomic window:
- a CDS encoding fructosamine kinase family protein — protein MTTVHCKSRVGAPPGYFATEAAGLRWLEVPGGPRVARVLDVGPSHLDLERLSTARPTSADARAFGRALAVLHDAGAPAFGALPPGADAGFFGPLDDPLPMVAGAWDDWPTFYAEARLRPVVEQGRERGMLTADDAALVEAVCARLPRLAGDAADEPPARVHGDLWSGNVLWCPEAVLIDPAAHGGHRETDLAMLLLFGAPHLDEILAGYGDVHPLAPGWRERVGLHQLYPLAVHAVLFGGGYVGQTRRLLAGLAA, from the coding sequence GTGACGACGGTGCACTGCAAGAGCCGCGTCGGCGCACCCCCGGGCTACTTCGCCACCGAGGCCGCGGGACTGCGCTGGCTCGAGGTACCGGGCGGGCCGCGCGTCGCGCGGGTGCTCGACGTCGGACCCTCGCACCTCGACCTGGAGCGCCTCTCCACGGCACGCCCCACCTCCGCGGACGCACGCGCGTTCGGGCGCGCGCTCGCCGTCCTGCACGACGCCGGCGCCCCGGCGTTCGGCGCGCTCCCGCCCGGCGCGGACGCCGGGTTCTTCGGCCCTCTCGACGACCCGCTGCCGATGGTCGCCGGAGCGTGGGACGACTGGCCGACGTTCTACGCCGAGGCGCGGCTGCGGCCCGTCGTCGAGCAGGGCCGCGAGCGCGGGATGCTGACCGCCGACGACGCCGCGCTCGTCGAGGCGGTGTGCGCGCGGCTCCCGCGGCTCGCGGGCGACGCGGCGGACGAGCCGCCCGCGCGGGTGCACGGCGACCTGTGGTCGGGCAACGTGCTGTGGTGCCCCGAGGCGGTGCTCATCGACCCGGCCGCGCACGGCGGCCACCGCGAGACCGACCTCGCGATGCTCTTGCTGTTCGGCGCCCCGCACCTCGACGAGATCCTCGCGGGGTACGGCGACGTGCACCCGCTCGCGCCCGGCTGGCGCGAGCGGGTCGGCCTGCACCAGCTGTACCCGCTCGCGGTGCACGCGGTCCTGTTCGGCGGCGGCTACGTCGGGCAGACGCGCCGCCTCCTCGCCGGGCTCGCCGCCTAG
- a CDS encoding DUF5703 family protein, whose protein sequence is MAASSPAGTRDATSAWRKHGQYEYRVLTIDRHTSVPDARRMLTEEAEYGRWELARTRLYMGGERKVWLRRKIIKVTPTL, encoded by the coding sequence ATGGCAGCCAGCTCCCCGGCGGGCACCCGCGACGCCACCTCCGCGTGGCGCAAGCACGGCCAGTACGAGTACCGCGTGCTGACCATCGACCGGCACACGAGCGTCCCGGACGCGCGGCGCATGCTCACCGAGGAGGCCGAGTACGGCCGGTGGGAGCTGGCCCGCACGCGGCTGTACATGGGCGGCGAGCGGAAGGTCTGGCTGCGCCGCAAGATCATCAAGGTGACGCCGACGCTCTGA
- a CDS encoding aldo/keto reductase, with translation MERRQVGRSGLRVSALGLGTMTWGRDTDALDAGEQLRDFLDAGGTLVDTAATYGDGDAERLIGELLAGKIDRDELVLCTKGGVRAGAHGTTADASRGGLLADLDASLSRLGTDHVDLFLVACPDPATPLDETVSALRLAVTSGRARYVGLSNHPAWAAARAATLLEAGDGVGLAALELEYSLLQRGVERDVVPAAAALGMGLLAWSPLGRGVLTGKYRRALPADSRAASPHLAAFVDPYLDDASSAVVEALAIAAEGLGRAPLEVALAWLLARETVAAAIVGARTPAQLRTSLAAADLGLPDEVHAALDDVSAVDVGYPERW, from the coding sequence ATGGAGCGTCGTCAGGTGGGCCGGTCGGGTTTGCGCGTGTCCGCGCTGGGCCTGGGCACGATGACGTGGGGACGCGACACGGACGCCCTCGACGCCGGCGAGCAGCTGCGCGACTTCCTCGACGCGGGCGGCACGCTCGTCGACACCGCGGCGACCTACGGCGACGGCGACGCCGAGCGGCTCATCGGCGAGCTGCTCGCGGGCAAGATCGACCGCGACGAGCTGGTGCTGTGCACCAAGGGCGGGGTCCGCGCGGGCGCGCACGGCACGACGGCGGACGCCTCCCGCGGCGGCCTGCTCGCGGACCTCGACGCCTCGCTCTCACGGCTCGGCACCGACCACGTCGACCTGTTCCTCGTCGCGTGCCCGGACCCGGCCACGCCGCTCGACGAGACCGTCTCGGCGCTGCGGCTGGCCGTGACGTCGGGCCGCGCCCGCTACGTCGGCCTGTCGAACCACCCGGCGTGGGCGGCCGCGCGCGCGGCGACGCTGCTCGAGGCGGGCGACGGCGTCGGGCTGGCCGCGCTCGAGCTCGAGTACTCGCTGCTGCAGCGCGGCGTCGAGCGCGACGTCGTCCCCGCCGCGGCGGCCCTCGGCATGGGGCTGCTCGCGTGGTCGCCGCTGGGGCGGGGCGTGCTCACCGGCAAGTACCGGCGGGCGCTGCCCGCGGACTCGCGCGCGGCCTCGCCCCACCTGGCGGCGTTCGTCGACCCGTACCTCGACGACGCGTCGTCGGCGGTCGTGGAAGCGCTCGCGATCGCGGCCGAGGGGCTCGGCCGGGCGCCGCTCGAGGTCGCGCTCGCGTGGCTGCTCGCGCGCGAGACGGTCGCGGCGGCGATCGTGGGCGCGCGGACCCCGGCGCAACTGCGCACGTCGCTCGCGGCGGCCGACCTCGGCCTGCCGGACGAGGTGCACGCCGCGCTCGACGACGTGTCCGCCGTCGACGTGGGGTACCCCGAGCGGTGGTAG
- a CDS encoding undecaprenyl-diphosphate phosphatase: MNAWEAILLGLVQGLTEFLPISSSAHLRIVGELMGGVDPGATFTAITQIGTEAAVLLYYRRTIRDICVAWFRALRGDHGRDLAARFGAHDPDARMAWYIALGSVPIVVLGLLFQDAIETSLRNLWITVAMLAGFGLLLAVADQVGARVRRLDQLTPRRAVLFGLAQALALVPGVSRSGGTITAGLFMGFTRKAAADYSFLLAVPAVLGSGFYQLGKAVSGDPAPGSAGALATVLATLVAFVVGYVVIIGFLKIVSTYSYRPFVYYRLVLAAVVVVLLLTGVLTPTGGHTV, encoded by the coding sequence GTGAACGCGTGGGAAGCCATCCTCCTGGGCCTGGTCCAGGGCCTGACCGAGTTCCTCCCCATCTCCTCGAGCGCGCACCTGCGCATCGTCGGCGAGCTCATGGGAGGCGTGGACCCGGGCGCGACGTTCACCGCGATCACGCAGATCGGCACCGAGGCCGCCGTGCTGCTCTACTACCGCCGCACGATCCGCGACATCTGCGTCGCGTGGTTCCGGGCCCTGCGGGGCGACCACGGCCGCGACCTCGCCGCGCGGTTCGGCGCCCACGACCCCGACGCCCGCATGGCCTGGTACATCGCGCTCGGCTCGGTGCCGATCGTGGTGCTGGGCCTGCTGTTCCAGGACGCGATCGAGACGTCGCTGCGCAACCTGTGGATCACGGTCGCGATGCTCGCCGGGTTCGGCCTGCTGCTCGCGGTCGCCGACCAGGTCGGCGCGCGCGTGCGGCGGCTCGACCAGCTCACGCCCCGGCGCGCGGTCCTCTTCGGCCTCGCGCAGGCGCTCGCGCTCGTCCCGGGCGTGTCCCGGTCGGGCGGCACCATCACGGCGGGCCTCTTCATGGGCTTCACGCGCAAGGCCGCCGCCGACTACTCGTTCCTGCTCGCCGTCCCGGCGGTGCTGGGCTCGGGGTTCTACCAGCTCGGCAAGGCCGTCTCGGGCGACCCCGCACCGGGCTCGGCGGGCGCGCTGGCGACCGTCCTGGCGACCCTCGTGGCGTTCGTCGTGGGCTACGTCGTGATCATCGGCTTCCTCAAGATCGTGTCGACCTACTCGTACCGGCCGTTCGTCTACTACCGGCTCGTGCTGGCCGCCGTCGTCGTGGTCCTGCTGCTCACGGGAGTGCTCACGCCGACCGGTGGGCACACCGTCTGA
- the mshC gene encoding cysteine--1-D-myo-inosityl 2-amino-2-deoxy-alpha-D-glucopyranoside ligase: MRPWPAPQIPGLPRPVEPHPIRVHDSTTGELVEAAPGPTARYYVCGITPYDATHVGHAATYVAFDLLHRAWLDAGKDVTFVSNVTDVDDPLLERAEATGVDWRALAEDQIALFREDMTALGVVPPATWTGAVESIPAVVDAVERLLADGAAYRVPVEPGAGGDDPHLGDVYADLTADPAFGAVSRLDTETMTTLFAERGGDPQREGKKSPLDPVLWRRERPGEPAWHGGSLGTGRPGWHIECAVIARDGLGLPFDLQGGGADLLFPHHEMSTSHDRLLGDGGARVHVHAGLVAYEGEKMSKSRGNLVFVSALREAGIDPMAIRLALLAHHYRSEWEWTDADLAAGAARLERWRAAVSGNGGPDATATLAAVRAALATDLDAPAALAAVDAWAERALDPARDTSGDDEGAPGVVARTVDALLGIRL, encoded by the coding sequence GTGCGACCCTGGCCCGCCCCGCAGATCCCCGGACTCCCGCGACCCGTCGAGCCGCACCCCATCCGGGTGCACGACAGCACGACGGGCGAGCTCGTCGAGGCCGCGCCCGGTCCCACGGCGCGGTACTACGTGTGCGGCATCACGCCCTACGACGCGACCCACGTCGGCCACGCGGCCACGTACGTGGCGTTCGACCTGCTGCACCGGGCCTGGCTCGACGCCGGCAAGGACGTGACGTTCGTCTCGAACGTCACCGACGTCGACGACCCGCTGCTCGAGCGCGCGGAGGCGACCGGCGTCGACTGGCGCGCGCTGGCCGAGGACCAGATCGCGCTCTTCCGCGAGGACATGACGGCGCTCGGCGTCGTGCCGCCCGCGACCTGGACCGGCGCGGTCGAGTCGATCCCCGCCGTCGTCGACGCGGTCGAGCGCCTCCTGGCCGACGGCGCGGCCTACCGCGTGCCCGTCGAGCCCGGCGCCGGCGGCGACGACCCCCACCTGGGCGACGTCTACGCGGACCTCACCGCCGACCCCGCGTTCGGCGCGGTCTCGCGCCTCGACACCGAGACCATGACCACGCTGTTCGCCGAGCGCGGCGGAGACCCGCAGCGCGAGGGCAAGAAGAGCCCGCTCGACCCGGTCCTGTGGCGCCGCGAGCGCCCCGGCGAGCCGGCCTGGCACGGCGGCAGCCTGGGCACCGGCCGCCCCGGGTGGCACATCGAGTGCGCGGTCATCGCGCGCGACGGGCTCGGCCTGCCGTTCGACCTCCAGGGCGGGGGAGCGGACCTGCTGTTCCCGCACCACGAGATGTCGACGTCGCACGACCGCCTGCTCGGCGACGGCGGCGCACGGGTGCACGTGCACGCCGGGCTCGTCGCCTACGAGGGCGAGAAGATGAGCAAGTCGCGCGGCAACCTCGTGTTCGTCTCCGCGCTGCGCGAGGCGGGCATCGACCCCATGGCGATCCGCCTGGCGCTGCTCGCGCACCACTACCGCTCCGAGTGGGAGTGGACCGACGCCGACCTCGCCGCGGGCGCGGCCCGCCTCGAGCGCTGGCGCGCCGCGGTGTCCGGCAACGGCGGACCGGACGCGACCGCGACGCTCGCCGCCGTGCGCGCGGCGCTCGCGACCGACCTCGACGCGCCCGCGGCGCTCGCGGCCGTCGACGCGTGGGCCGAGCGGGCGCTCGACCCCGCGCGCGACACGAGCGGCGACGACGAGGGCGCGCCCGGCGTGGTGGCCCGCACCGTCGACGCGCTGCTCGGGATCCGCCTCTAG
- a CDS encoding PAC2 family protein: protein MSTPDREHTAPDLPALDHLEAPAGRHAARTTVLIAAFEGWNDAGGAATAALEHLEHVWGAETVHELDPEDYHDFQVNRPMVTAGPDGRRVVEWPTTRVAVAHLPGRTVVLVHGIEPSFRWRSYCDELLAVAAEHGVRTVVTLGALLADVPHTRPIPMTATSESEGLQAVLDVEPSTYEGPTGIVGVLQHEAAARGFQSVSLWAAVPHYVANPPSPKATLAILTRVEELLGETVPLGDLPEDAEAWQHGVDELASEDAEISEYVQQLEQAKDTAELPEASGEAIAREFERYLRRRDTGGGKETP from the coding sequence ATGAGCACCCCGGACCGCGAGCACACCGCGCCCGACCTGCCCGCCCTGGACCACCTCGAGGCGCCCGCGGGGCGGCACGCCGCCCGCACGACCGTGCTGATCGCCGCGTTCGAGGGATGGAACGACGCCGGCGGCGCCGCCACGGCCGCGCTCGAGCACCTCGAGCACGTCTGGGGCGCCGAGACGGTGCACGAGCTCGACCCCGAGGACTACCACGACTTCCAGGTGAACCGGCCGATGGTGACCGCCGGCCCGGACGGCCGGCGGGTCGTCGAGTGGCCGACGACGCGCGTGGCGGTCGCGCACCTGCCCGGCCGGACCGTCGTGCTCGTGCACGGCATCGAGCCGTCGTTCCGGTGGCGCTCCTACTGCGACGAGCTGCTCGCGGTCGCGGCCGAGCACGGCGTGCGCACCGTGGTGACGCTGGGCGCGCTGCTGGCCGACGTGCCGCACACCCGGCCGATCCCCATGACGGCCACGTCGGAGAGCGAGGGCCTGCAGGCGGTGCTCGACGTCGAGCCGAGCACCTACGAGGGGCCGACCGGCATCGTCGGCGTGCTCCAGCACGAGGCCGCCGCGCGCGGGTTCCAGTCGGTCTCGCTGTGGGCGGCCGTGCCGCACTACGTGGCCAACCCGCCGTCGCCCAAGGCCACGCTCGCCATCCTCACGCGCGTCGAGGAGCTGCTCGGCGAGACCGTGCCGCTCGGCGACCTGCCCGAGGACGCCGAGGCCTGGCAGCACGGCGTCGACGAGCTCGCGTCCGAGGACGCGGAGATCTCCGAGTACGTGCAGCAGCTCGAGCAGGCCAAGGACACGGCCGAGCTCCCGGAGGCGTCGGGCGAGGCCATCGCCCGGGAGTTCGAGCGCTACCTGCGCCGCCGCGACACCGGCGGGGGCAAGGAGACGCCCTAG
- the surE gene encoding 5'/3'-nucleotidase SurE: MLALVTNDDGIDSPGLAVLARVAARAGFDVLVAAPREESSGASAALHGAERDGRLLVEPRDAPGLPDGARSLAVAADPALIAFVSAYGAFGPKPDLVLSGANRGPNVGNAILHSGTVGAAFTATALGMRSLAVSVDAEDPRHWETAEHVAAHALDWVARTELGRRTLNVNVPDVPPAELRGLRQAPLASFGAVHARVAEPDDDDTALVLRYEGTERTTEPESDAGLLARGWATATLLLAPYADASVEVPGLDGNTLDG, from the coding sequence ATGCTGGCCCTGGTGACCAACGACGACGGCATCGACTCCCCCGGCCTCGCCGTCCTGGCGCGGGTCGCGGCGCGGGCCGGGTTCGACGTGCTCGTCGCGGCCCCGCGCGAGGAGTCGTCCGGTGCGTCCGCCGCGCTGCACGGCGCCGAGCGCGACGGGCGCCTGCTCGTCGAGCCGCGCGACGCGCCCGGGCTGCCCGACGGCGCGCGCTCTCTCGCGGTGGCGGCCGACCCGGCCCTCATCGCGTTCGTCTCCGCCTACGGCGCGTTCGGCCCGAAGCCCGACCTCGTGCTGTCGGGGGCCAACCGCGGCCCGAACGTCGGCAACGCGATCCTGCACTCGGGCACGGTCGGGGCGGCGTTCACGGCGACGGCGCTCGGGATGCGCTCGCTCGCGGTCTCGGTCGACGCGGAGGACCCGCGGCACTGGGAGACGGCCGAGCACGTCGCGGCGCACGCGCTGGACTGGGTCGCGCGCACGGAGCTCGGGCGGCGCACGCTCAACGTCAACGTCCCCGACGTCCCGCCCGCCGAGCTGCGCGGGCTGCGGCAGGCGCCGCTGGCGTCGTTCGGTGCCGTGCACGCGCGCGTGGCCGAGCCGGACGACGACGACACCGCGCTCGTGCTGCGCTACGAGGGCACCGAGCGCACGACCGAGCCCGAGTCCGACGCCGGCCTCCTGGCCCGCGGCTGGGCGACCGCGACGCTTCTGCTCGCCCCGTACGCCGACGCGTCCGTCGAGGTACCGGGCCTGGATGGCAATACGCTGGACGGATGA
- a CDS encoding PfkB family carbohydrate kinase, with amino-acid sequence MNRESSPALCVLTPDPLLTVEIEGDRAGGAPEIHVHPGGQGLWVAKMAESLGARVVVCGPFGGETGELTAHLARTDNLELRPTAHGGGAVVVQDRRSGEAEEIAVMPPEPLDRHALDDLYSMALVTALDADVCVLTGTQFDLGVPADLFGRLARDLAASGRAVVADLSGDAARAVAQEAATVLKISHEELVEGGFAKDDSVGALRAAATEMIDGGPGAVVVSRADEPTLLVTADATWTVTTPPVTTVDHRGAGDSMTAGIAVGVGRGLELPDAVSLGAAAGALNVARHGLGTGRRDQIESFARRVTVETLD; translated from the coding sequence ATGAACCGAGAGTCGTCCCCCGCGCTCTGCGTGCTCACGCCGGACCCGCTGCTCACGGTCGAGATCGAGGGCGACCGCGCCGGCGGCGCGCCGGAGATCCACGTGCACCCCGGCGGCCAGGGGCTCTGGGTCGCGAAGATGGCCGAGTCGCTGGGCGCGCGCGTCGTGGTCTGCGGTCCGTTCGGCGGCGAGACCGGCGAGCTCACGGCTCACCTGGCCCGCACCGACAACCTGGAGCTGCGCCCGACGGCGCACGGCGGCGGCGCGGTCGTGGTCCAGGACCGGCGCTCGGGCGAGGCGGAGGAGATCGCCGTCATGCCGCCCGAGCCGCTCGACCGGCACGCGCTCGACGACCTGTACAGCATGGCGCTCGTCACCGCGCTCGACGCGGACGTGTGCGTGCTGACGGGCACCCAGTTCGACCTCGGCGTCCCGGCGGACCTCTTCGGCCGCCTCGCCCGGGACCTGGCCGCCTCGGGCCGGGCGGTCGTCGCGGACCTGTCGGGCGACGCGGCCCGGGCGGTCGCCCAGGAGGCGGCGACCGTGCTGAAGATCAGCCACGAGGAGCTGGTCGAGGGCGGGTTCGCGAAGGACGACTCGGTGGGTGCGCTGCGGGCCGCGGCGACCGAGATGATCGACGGCGGCCCCGGGGCGGTCGTCGTCTCGCGCGCCGACGAGCCGACCCTGCTCGTCACGGCGGACGCCACGTGGACGGTCACGACGCCGCCCGTCACCACGGTCGACCACCGGGGCGCGGGCGACTCCATGACGGCGGGCATCGCGGTCGGGGTCGGGCGCGGCCTCGAGCTGCCCGACGCGGTGAGCCTCGGCGCGGCGGCCGGCGCCCTGAACGTGGCGCGGCACGGCCTCGGCACGGGGCGGCGCGACCAGATCGAGAGCTTCGCGCGGCGGGTGACCGTCGAGACCCTGGACTGA
- a CDS encoding SDR family oxidoreductase produces MTTDPTGAPHRIAVVAAELALTGARVDAVRADLTTPDGLQALVEAVHAVGRPVDVLVLNAGVANGGAFLDTPLEDDLAVVALDVVAPVHLAKRLVPPMVERGGGRVLVTWSVAATMPGPYYATYAAAKAFGLSFAQALRHELRRTGVTVTALLPGPTDTAFFAAGRMQGTRLARGPKDDPARVARDAGAGARRTRHPRGTPACARTRGTGPAR; encoded by the coding sequence ATGACGACCGACCCCACCGGCGCCCCGCACCGCATCGCGGTGGTGGCCGCCGAGCTCGCGCTCACGGGCGCGCGCGTCGACGCCGTGCGCGCGGACCTCACGACCCCCGACGGGCTGCAGGCGCTCGTCGAGGCCGTCCACGCCGTCGGCCGGCCGGTCGACGTGCTCGTGCTCAACGCGGGCGTCGCCAACGGCGGGGCGTTCCTGGACACGCCCCTCGAGGACGACCTCGCGGTCGTCGCGCTCGACGTCGTCGCGCCCGTCCACCTAGCCAAGCGGCTCGTGCCGCCGATGGTCGAGCGCGGCGGGGGCCGGGTGCTCGTGACGTGGTCGGTCGCCGCGACGATGCCGGGCCCGTACTACGCGACGTACGCGGCGGCCAAGGCGTTCGGCCTGTCGTTCGCCCAGGCGCTGCGGCACGAGCTGCGGCGCACCGGGGTCACGGTCACCGCGCTCCTGCCCGGCCCGACGGACACGGCGTTCTTCGCGGCGGGCCGCATGCAGGGCACGCGGCTCGCGCGCGGGCCCAAGGACGACCCGGCCCGCGTCGCGCGCGACGCGGGCGCCGGCGCTAGACGGACGCGCCACCCGCGCGGAACGCCCGCGTGCGCGCGTACTCGTGGAACCGGTCCAGCACGGTGA
- a CDS encoding NAD-dependent epimerase/dehydratase family protein, producing the protein MGATGNAGTALLRALAADPQVTSVLGLARRLPDRTAEPYSGAEWASVDVATEEPDDAVADRLAERFRGCDAVVHLAWLIQPNRERDLLRRANVDGTRRVALGAVRAGVPHLVVASSVGAYSPVDDDAPRREDWPTDGIPTSHYSVDKAAQERVLDEVEAEHPGLTVARLRTALVFQGDAAQEIVRYFLGPLVPTQLLRRGRLPVLPLPAGVRVQAVHADDAADAYRRVVVGRAGGAFNVAADDLLRGPDLARIVDHGRLVEVPPALVRPLVSAAYGARAVPTDPGWLDMAMGVPVLDTTRIKDELGWRPRRTAAEAVAELIDGMAVGRGVRSTPMRPATPRPPVESAIALRGRESAHVPETLDAGLLGLYLSDHFTGATAGLERTERMAEAYGDTPYGPELAELAEQIRAERELYRTLLDALGVPRRRHRQAAAWVAERVGRLKLNGRLVERSPMSAVLEAELMRSAVLAKIGGWQTLREHADELGLDPEQFAELVEVARGQITVLDRFHEYARTRAFRAGGASV; encoded by the coding sequence GTGGGGGCAACGGGGAACGCCGGGACCGCGCTGCTGCGCGCGCTGGCGGCGGATCCCCAGGTCACGTCGGTCCTCGGGCTGGCCCGACGGCTGCCCGACCGGACCGCCGAGCCGTACTCCGGCGCCGAGTGGGCGTCCGTCGACGTCGCGACCGAGGAGCCCGACGACGCGGTCGCCGACCGCCTCGCGGAACGGTTCCGCGGCTGCGACGCGGTGGTGCACCTCGCGTGGCTCATCCAGCCCAACCGGGAGCGGGACCTGCTGCGGCGCGCCAACGTCGACGGGACGCGGCGCGTCGCGCTCGGGGCGGTGCGCGCGGGCGTCCCGCACCTGGTCGTGGCGTCGTCGGTCGGCGCCTACTCGCCGGTCGACGACGACGCGCCGCGCCGCGAGGACTGGCCCACGGACGGCATCCCGACGTCGCACTACAGCGTCGACAAGGCCGCCCAGGAGCGCGTGCTCGACGAGGTCGAGGCGGAGCACCCCGGGCTGACGGTCGCGCGCCTGCGCACCGCACTCGTGTTCCAGGGCGACGCGGCGCAGGAGATCGTGCGGTACTTCCTCGGCCCGCTCGTGCCGACGCAGCTGCTGCGGCGCGGACGGCTGCCGGTGCTGCCGCTGCCCGCGGGCGTGCGCGTCCAGGCGGTGCACGCGGACGACGCGGCGGACGCGTACCGGCGCGTGGTGGTCGGGCGCGCGGGCGGGGCGTTCAACGTGGCCGCGGACGACCTGCTGCGCGGCCCCGACCTGGCCCGGATCGTCGACCACGGTCGGCTGGTCGAGGTGCCGCCCGCGCTCGTGCGGCCGCTCGTCAGCGCCGCGTACGGCGCCCGCGCGGTCCCGACGGACCCGGGCTGGCTCGACATGGCGATGGGCGTGCCCGTGCTGGACACGACGCGGATCAAGGACGAGCTGGGCTGGCGGCCGCGGCGCACGGCGGCCGAGGCGGTCGCGGAGCTGATCGACGGCATGGCCGTGGGCCGCGGCGTGCGGTCGACGCCGATGCGCCCGGCCACGCCCCGACCCCCGGTCGAGTCGGCGATCGCGCTGCGCGGGCGCGAGTCGGCCCACGTCCCGGAGACCCTCGACGCCGGCCTCCTGGGCCTGTACCTGTCGGACCACTTCACGGGCGCGACGGCGGGCCTGGAGCGGACGGAGCGCATGGCCGAGGCGTACGGGGACACGCCGTACGGCCCGGAGCTCGCCGAGCTGGCCGAGCAGATCCGTGCCGAGCGCGAGCTCTACCGGACGCTGCTCGACGCCCTCGGCGTGCCGCGGCGCCGCCACCGCCAGGCGGCCGCCTGGGTCGCCGAGCGCGTCGGGCGGCTCAAGCTCAACGGCCGCCTCGTCGAGCGCTCGCCGATGTCCGCGGTGCTCGAGGCCGAGCTCATGCGGTCGGCCGTCCTCGCCAAGATCGGCGGGTGGCAGACGCTGCGCGAGCACGCCGACGAGCTGGGGCTCGACCCCGAGCAGTTCGCCGAGCTCGTCGAGGTCGCGCGGGGCCAGATCACCGTGCTGGACCGGTTCCACGAGTACGCGCGCACGCGGGCGTTCCGCGCGGGTGGCGCGTCCGTCTAG
- a CDS encoding HAD family phosphatase: MDGTLVDTEPYWIRAEHELVEAHGGRWSHEKALQLVGKPLLTSAEVLRDAGVDLEPPAIVDRLLARVTTQVRTRVPWQPGARELLAALSDAGVPCALVTMSYAVLAEEVVARGPDGAFATLVTGDQVTRGKPDPEPYLLAAERLGVDPRRCVAIEDSPTGIASALAAGARTLGVEAVLPVPHLAGLSRASSLAAVDLGTIARIGAGEVLDLTGRRDEVA; the protein is encoded by the coding sequence ATGGACGGCACGCTCGTCGACACCGAGCCGTACTGGATCCGCGCCGAGCACGAGCTCGTCGAGGCGCACGGCGGCCGCTGGTCGCACGAGAAGGCGCTGCAGCTCGTCGGCAAGCCGCTGCTGACCTCGGCCGAGGTCCTCCGCGACGCGGGCGTCGACCTGGAGCCGCCCGCCATCGTCGACCGGCTCCTGGCGCGCGTCACGACGCAGGTCCGCACGCGCGTCCCGTGGCAGCCGGGCGCGCGGGAGCTGCTCGCCGCGCTGTCCGACGCGGGCGTGCCGTGCGCGCTCGTCACGATGTCGTACGCGGTGCTCGCCGAGGAGGTCGTCGCGCGCGGGCCCGACGGCGCGTTCGCCACGCTCGTCACGGGCGACCAGGTCACGCGCGGCAAGCCCGACCCCGAGCCGTACCTCCTCGCCGCCGAGCGCCTCGGCGTCGACCCGCGGCGGTGCGTCGCGATCGAGGACTCGCCCACGGGCATCGCCTCGGCGCTCGCGGCCGGCGCGCGCACGCTCGGCGTGGAGGCGGTGCTGCCGGTGCCGCACCTCGCGGGGCTCAGCCGCGCGTCGTCCCTGGCGGCCGTCGACCTCGGCACGATCGCGCGCATCGGCGCCGGCGAGGTGCTCGACCTCACAGGGCGCCGCGACGAGGTGGCGTAG
- a CDS encoding PD-(D/E)XK nuclease family protein, translating into MTTTAERTVPALSPSRANDFMQCPLLFRFRAVDRLPEPPSSAAARGTLVHAVLERLYDAPLGERTQEAALALLPAEWERLLEAEPRYGELFAPGGDADGVALEDWLRGAGRLLGTYFTLEDPNRLEPEARELRVETRLEGGPTLRGIVDRLDVAPDGAVRVVDYKTGRAPRPGFEAGALFQMRFYGLVLWRERGTVPRMLQLVYLGDGQVLRAEPHERELEVTEAKVRALWAAIEEAARTGEWRARRSRLCDWCSHRDLCPEFGGTPPAIPEGALLERLGVDAA; encoded by the coding sequence ATGACGACGACCGCGGAGCGGACGGTACCGGCGCTCTCGCCCTCGCGGGCGAACGACTTCATGCAGTGCCCGCTGCTCTTCCGCTTCCGCGCCGTCGACCGCCTGCCCGAGCCGCCGTCGTCGGCGGCCGCGCGCGGCACGCTCGTGCACGCCGTGCTCGAGCGCCTCTACGACGCGCCGCTCGGCGAGCGCACGCAGGAGGCGGCGCTCGCGCTGCTGCCCGCCGAGTGGGAACGGCTGCTCGAGGCCGAGCCCCGGTACGGCGAGCTCTTCGCCCCGGGCGGCGACGCCGACGGCGTCGCGCTCGAGGACTGGCTGCGCGGCGCCGGGCGCCTGCTCGGCACGTACTTCACGCTCGAGGACCCGAACCGGCTCGAGCCCGAGGCGCGCGAGCTGCGCGTCGAGACGCGGCTCGAGGGCGGCCCGACGCTGCGCGGCATCGTCGACCGGCTCGACGTCGCGCCCGACGGCGCGGTGCGCGTGGTCGACTACAAGACGGGCCGGGCGCCGCGCCCGGGGTTCGAGGCCGGGGCGCTGTTCCAGATGCGCTTCTACGGGCTCGTCCTGTGGCGCGAGCGCGGGACCGTGCCGCGCATGCTCCAGCTCGTGTACCTCGGCGACGGCCAGGTGCTGCGCGCCGAGCCCCACGAGCGCGAGCTCGAGGTCACCGAGGCGAAGGTGCGGGCGCTGTGGGCCGCGATCGAGGAGGCCGCGCGCACGGGCGAGTGGCGCGCGCGCCGCAGCCGCCTGTGCGACTGGTGCTCCCACCGGGACCTGTGCCCGGAGTTCGGCGGCACGCCTCCCGCGATCCCCGAGGGCGCCCTGCTCGAGCGCCTGGGCGTCGACGCGGCGTAG